A portion of the Sphingobacterium spiritivorum genome contains these proteins:
- a CDS encoding PepSY-associated TM helix domain-containing protein, which translates to MASSTNIWRQLFRLHSIAGLVTGVFLLLLGISGSALVFMEEIDTALNHDILRIEKKEQKLPLNKLYSIATSQYPHLGGIGWTNPEAPSDEACNFRLYLNDGKVYTYDLAILTVNPYTGALIRSGRYDDLHSGIMQWLFQFHFSFHLGMPGALLTAILGITMLISCITGLIVYRKQLWKVITFRVKINWKNRRRLTSDLHRIIGVWALILNLIIFFTGFWMNLFAFQPESWEKKMIENPIHSSGFLPMDDLLQIAKNAMPQLAIEHIYMPAQEGQLFRVNGSLPGDSKLFGNSSLAINPLTGSIERKTIQRELSFSKKLESAIQPLHVGSYGGYPIKFLYILIGLTPGVLSVTGYLLYLKRTKGKGKKEAASVAEQTKRRCR; encoded by the coding sequence ATGGCATCTTCCACTAACATATGGAGACAGTTATTCCGGTTGCATAGCATCGCCGGATTGGTTACAGGGGTCTTTTTACTCCTGTTGGGTATCAGCGGATCTGCTTTGGTATTTATGGAGGAGATAGATACAGCCCTTAATCACGACATCCTCCGTATAGAAAAAAAAGAACAAAAACTCCCTTTGAATAAGCTGTATAGTATTGCCACCTCACAATATCCGCATCTGGGAGGAATCGGATGGACCAATCCTGAAGCGCCATCAGATGAAGCATGTAACTTCAGGTTATACCTTAATGATGGCAAAGTCTACACCTATGATCTCGCTATTCTGACAGTCAATCCTTATACGGGTGCATTGATCAGATCAGGCCGGTACGATGATCTTCATTCCGGTATTATGCAATGGCTGTTTCAGTTTCACTTTTCCTTTCATCTGGGTATGCCGGGAGCATTACTCACCGCCATCCTGGGCATCACCATGCTTATTTCCTGTATTACAGGACTGATTGTGTACAGGAAACAACTCTGGAAAGTGATTACATTCAGGGTAAAAATTAACTGGAAAAATCGCAGGCGGCTCACTTCAGATTTGCACCGTATTATTGGTGTATGGGCATTAATACTTAATCTTATTATTTTCTTTACCGGATTCTGGATGAATCTGTTTGCCTTTCAACCCGAAAGCTGGGAGAAAAAGATGATAGAAAATCCGATACATAGCAGCGGATTCTTGCCTATGGATGATCTGCTGCAGATTGCGAAAAACGCCATGCCTCAATTAGCAATAGAACATATCTATATGCCTGCACAGGAAGGGCAATTGTTCAGAGTCAACGGTTCACTTCCCGGTGACAGCAAATTATTTGGAAACAGTTCATTAGCTATCAATCCGTTAACAGGGAGTATCGAAAGAAAAACTATACAACGGGAATTATCATTTTCGAAAAAGCTGGAATCGGCGATACAGCCATTACATGTGGGATCATATGGTGGCTATCCTATCAAGTTTTTATATATTCTCATCGGATTGACTCCCGGAGTATTATCTGTTACCGGATATTTACTCTATCTGAAACGAACAAAAGGAAAAGGAAAGAAAGAAGCTGCATCTGTAGCTGAACAAACAAAAAGGCGCTGTCGTTAA
- a CDS encoding TonB-dependent siderophore receptor: MRTYYSAAEAVAVLLLHYDITMSNSTLSILFAILIYSGSQTNVVHAQSTDTIRRLEEVVINTEHKKYKTDTVTAVTRTQTPLLLTPQSIQVISQQTILDLQASTLNELSSVMTGVKANSGMGSFSMRGFTGYYPFGSGFITFNGVRGNLYLWSQQPLLYNVQQVEVLRGPAAVLFSESAPGGVINFTTKKPLPAKQLQLTASYGSWDSKRFSADMTGPLSKDRKWLYRAIAGYDQGNSFRDYQDVRNLLLAPSLTYLIDDKSRLDLEVNYAYAKTVQQYDRGTYVYTRPDGSFDFNYYPKNLTIQSPSDYGKTHNTSVTLTYENKLSKDLKLSVIQRYIRSKFDYTDHIVSGIIRNDSISRGYQDWLYDQYNWQTTGFLEYKINTGVLQHQVLGGIDYNNYGWYKNDYRNSAATRISIFNPDYSLDPPAANPEKDYYDDNKQRISLIGSYIQDQISYKSLTLLLSMRYDSYDLVRTPLSARDSEQGNQSKTSAWIPRAGLVYAIQKNLTVYGSYTKSFTPQNSNSVKNGGPFPPRIATQYEIGAKSSVWQDRISLMLAAYNIDYTNILAAAPTDDNPNHQVAIDGTRSKGIEATVQGSIQNFSVIAGYAYNDHVLTADNTLGTKGSRFQNAPKHLANLWLKYNVPSGLAKGLGVGVGGRYMSDQLGFQSNPKFIIPSSKVYDAMINYDRNNWGLQLNFYNISNERYFIGGNSRTATASLGNPFNFRIGMNYTIR, from the coding sequence TTGCGCACATACTATTCTGCAGCAGAAGCAGTTGCAGTATTATTATTACATTACGATATCACCATGTCTAACTCTACTTTATCTATACTTTTCGCTATCCTGATCTATTCAGGTAGTCAGACCAACGTTGTACACGCACAATCTACAGACACTATCCGAAGACTTGAAGAAGTCGTCATTAATACAGAACATAAAAAGTATAAAACTGACACCGTCACTGCCGTCACCCGCACACAGACACCTCTGTTGCTGACTCCTCAGTCTATTCAGGTTATCAGCCAGCAGACTATTCTGGATCTGCAGGCATCGACCCTCAATGAACTGTCTTCTGTCATGACAGGAGTCAAAGCCAATAGTGGAATGGGTTCTTTCAGTATGCGTGGATTCACAGGCTATTATCCTTTCGGATCCGGTTTTATTACCTTTAACGGCGTACGTGGTAATCTTTATTTATGGAGTCAGCAGCCTTTGTTGTATAATGTGCAACAGGTAGAGGTGCTGCGCGGGCCTGCAGCAGTTCTTTTCAGTGAAAGTGCACCGGGAGGTGTCATTAACTTTACAACTAAAAAACCACTGCCAGCTAAACAATTACAGTTGACGGCATCATATGGCAGCTGGGATTCCAAACGATTCTCGGCAGATATGACAGGACCACTGAGCAAAGATCGCAAATGGTTGTACAGAGCAATAGCCGGATATGATCAGGGAAATAGCTTCCGCGATTATCAGGATGTGCGCAACCTGTTACTGGCTCCTTCGCTTACATATCTTATTGATGACAAAAGCAGACTGGACCTGGAAGTCAATTATGCCTACGCTAAAACTGTGCAGCAATATGACAGAGGAACCTATGTATATACCCGTCCGGACGGCAGTTTTGACTTTAATTATTATCCAAAAAACCTGACGATACAAAGTCCAAGCGATTATGGCAAAACGCATAACACTTCAGTTACACTGACCTACGAAAACAAATTATCTAAAGACCTCAAATTATCAGTCATACAACGTTATATCAGGAGCAAATTTGATTATACAGATCACATTGTAAGCGGTATCATCCGCAATGACTCCATCAGCAGAGGCTACCAGGACTGGCTATATGATCAATACAACTGGCAGACTACGGGCTTTCTGGAATACAAAATCAATACAGGAGTTTTGCAGCATCAGGTATTAGGAGGTATAGATTATAATAATTATGGCTGGTACAAGAATGATTACAGAAATTCAGCGGCGACACGTATCAGTATTTTTAATCCGGATTATAGTCTCGATCCACCCGCAGCTAATCCTGAAAAAGATTATTATGATGACAACAAGCAACGTATCAGCTTAATTGGCTCCTATATACAGGATCAGATCAGTTATAAAAGTTTAACGCTCTTATTATCTATGCGATATGATTCTTATGACTTAGTCCGAACTCCCCTTTCAGCACGTGACAGTGAACAGGGAAATCAATCGAAGACAAGTGCATGGATACCCCGGGCAGGTTTGGTCTATGCTATACAAAAAAACCTTACTGTCTACGGAAGTTATACCAAATCCTTCACTCCTCAGAACTCTAATAGTGTCAAAAACGGAGGTCCGTTTCCCCCGCGTATCGCCACACAATATGAGATCGGAGCTAAAAGCTCCGTCTGGCAGGATCGTATTTCCCTTATGTTAGCTGCTTACAACATAGACTATACAAATATCCTTGCTGCTGCACCTACTGATGACAACCCTAATCATCAGGTTGCCATAGACGGGACACGAAGTAAAGGAATTGAAGCGACAGTGCAGGGAAGCATTCAGAATTTCAGTGTTATCGCCGGGTATGCATATAATGACCATGTACTCACTGCAGATAATACACTTGGAACAAAAGGAAGTCGTTTTCAGAATGCACCAAAGCATCTGGCTAATCTATGGTTAAAGTATAATGTACCATCTGGTCTGGCGAAAGGTCTGGGTGTCGGTGTAGGTGGCCGCTACATGAGTGATCAGCTGGGATTTCAGTCTAATCCCAAATTTATAATTCCTTCCTCTAAGGTGTATGATGCGATGATCAATTATGACAGAAACAACTGGGGGCTACAACTCAACTTTTACAACATCAGCAATGAACGGTATTTTATAGGCGGAAACTCGAGAACTGCAACTGCTTCCCTTGGGAATCCGTTTAATTTCAGAATCGGCATGAACTATACCATCAGATAA
- a CDS encoding alkaline phosphatase, with translation MKIFIWGALMLTHLYSFGQQQSNLLDSLMFKGASVTSDLKIKGHSHNDYEQDIPFYKAYYAGMESIEADVFLRDGVLYVAHDKSEIKKDKTLESVYLSPITKVMKENGGHVFKDGRKKLQLMIDIKEDHVTALDALIRLLSSRPELADRSKNPGAIRIVISGDRPVPSDFKKYPQWISFDGLVGQSYTADQWKRIAMLSADLKAYTNWNGKGTPVPADKAKIKAAIAVAEKQHIPFRFWGNHDSPNTWQELHKLGVYWINTDQPDALARFIDRLPYEQFSQATPQSLYTPSYQSDGADRDIRKVILLIGDGMGLAQVKAAMAANYGALHMSAMRKIGLSRTEAANSDNTDSAAGGSAIATGHKTNNRSIAVDAEGNPMTSLADSLYKMGWGSAILSTGDLTDATPAVFYAHAAERDSSRAIARQALEASFDILAGGTPGWFKGDEATHYRTAMQQKGITYGHTAQLAKDSKKQIVFLDAAYTKPVKDGRPAVLMELLKESLSILDKQHERFFIMAEGAQIDYGGHANDLPYVITETLDFDQAVGEALRYADQDGHTLVIVTADHETGGLTLLDSDEKNGYARGHFSSNDHTSIPVPVFIYGPGSDIFTGYYENTEIFHRILQAIK, from the coding sequence GTGAAAATATTTATATGGGGTGCGTTAATGTTAACGCACCTCTATAGTTTCGGGCAGCAGCAGAGCAATCTGCTGGATAGCCTGATGTTTAAAGGAGCTTCAGTCACTTCAGACCTGAAGATCAAAGGGCACAGTCACAATGATTATGAGCAGGATATACCATTTTACAAAGCATACTATGCCGGAATGGAATCTATTGAAGCTGATGTGTTTTTGAGAGACGGTGTCTTGTATGTTGCACATGATAAGAGTGAAATCAAAAAAGATAAGACACTGGAATCTGTTTATTTGTCGCCTATAACTAAAGTGATGAAAGAGAATGGGGGACATGTGTTTAAAGATGGGCGTAAAAAGCTGCAACTGATGATTGATATCAAAGAAGATCATGTAACTGCACTGGATGCGCTGATCAGATTGCTGTCTTCACGTCCTGAACTGGCAGATAGGAGTAAAAATCCGGGTGCCATAAGAATTGTAATCAGCGGGGATCGTCCTGTACCATCTGATTTTAAAAAATATCCGCAATGGATATCTTTTGATGGACTGGTAGGACAATCTTATACAGCAGATCAATGGAAGCGGATTGCGATGTTGAGCGCCGACCTGAAAGCGTATACCAACTGGAACGGAAAGGGTACTCCGGTGCCGGCAGATAAAGCCAAGATCAAAGCGGCCATAGCTGTTGCTGAAAAACAACATATACCTTTTCGATTTTGGGGAAACCATGACAGCCCCAATACCTGGCAGGAGCTCCATAAGTTAGGTGTTTATTGGATCAATACAGATCAACCGGATGCTTTGGCCAGATTTATCGATCGTCTACCGTATGAGCAGTTTAGTCAGGCAACCCCACAAAGCTTATATACGCCGTCCTATCAGAGTGACGGGGCTGACCGTGATATCCGGAAAGTGATTCTCCTGATCGGTGATGGAATGGGACTGGCTCAGGTAAAAGCTGCAATGGCAGCCAACTACGGAGCTCTACATATGTCTGCAATGCGTAAAATAGGCCTTTCACGTACAGAAGCAGCCAATTCGGACAATACAGATTCGGCAGCCGGAGGTTCAGCTATCGCTACAGGCCATAAAACGAATAACCGAAGTATAGCTGTAGATGCAGAAGGAAATCCGATGACAAGTCTGGCAGACAGTCTTTATAAAATGGGCTGGGGATCTGCTATATTATCTACAGGTGACCTGACGGATGCCACACCTGCTGTATTCTATGCACATGCTGCAGAGCGGGATTCCTCCCGCGCCATAGCAAGACAGGCATTGGAAGCCTCATTTGATATACTGGCAGGGGGTACTCCCGGATGGTTCAAAGGTGATGAGGCTACACACTATCGTACAGCTATGCAGCAAAAAGGTATCACCTATGGGCATACAGCGCAATTGGCAAAAGACAGTAAAAAACAGATTGTATTTCTGGATGCAGCATACACCAAACCCGTTAAAGACGGACGTCCTGCGGTATTAATGGAACTTCTGAAAGAGAGTTTAAGTATATTGGACAAACAGCATGAACGATTTTTTATTATGGCTGAAGGAGCACAGATTGATTATGGCGGACACGCAAATGACCTCCCGTATGTCATTACGGAAACATTGGATTTTGATCAGGCTGTAGGTGAGGCTCTGCGCTATGCAGATCAGGATGGACATACGCTGGTCATCGTTACTGCAGATCATGAAACCGGGGGACTGACTTTGCTGGATAGTGATGAGAAAAACGGCTATGCACGCGGACATTTCAGCAGTAATGACCACACCAGTATTCCGGTTCCGGTATTTATATATGGTCCGGGATCAGATATATTTACAGGTTATTATGAAAATACTGAAATTTTTCACCGCATATTACAGGCCATAAAGTAG
- a CDS encoding RagB/SusD family nutrient uptake outer membrane protein yields the protein MQNNIKKTMLLGLSAVSLFTACNKQLDIVPEGAPTKANFWKTEADAISASNALYALYDQSESFYGRGLFWFINASDDMVTGRANAQADNMKNFSRAYIGGSYTENNWVDRFIIIKRANDIIRYVPAIQMSAAVKNRVLGEAYFNSAVMNYELAANYGDERMGVPIVTVDNMDHTEAVPRAANITENYKHAINQFKKAADLLPFFDTYAAADQGRAHKVAAWGYLSKTYLYMKDYANAELYADSVINFGKRRLEDNYKDVFTTARNYGTEYIWSVTSSAAGPDGWGSILPGVMLTNGGWGKYNGWGYYLPTKELYDAYETGDVRREATILKPGDKFMYFGVETTFAPPSAALSDYQFNKYMEPFSHANPIGTYVSPNGDHNSTSLNVPLMRYAEILLIKAEAALNLRGSGAGDTQLNMIRRRAGLTPKTGLDMTELKNQRRCELAGEFADRHRDLIRWGDAAATYAKALHDSKGKVIWAARKFDPKIHHVWLVPQREIDNSRGVIKQNEGW from the coding sequence ACAGAGGCAGATGCGATCAGTGCCAGTAATGCACTTTATGCCTTATACGATCAGTCTGAATCATTCTACGGCAGGGGATTGTTTTGGTTTATCAATGCGAGTGATGATATGGTAACCGGGAGGGCAAATGCGCAGGCGGATAATATGAAAAACTTTAGCCGTGCTTATATCGGCGGATCCTACACCGAAAACAATTGGGTAGATCGTTTTATTATTATCAAACGTGCAAATGATATTATCCGGTACGTTCCTGCCATTCAGATGAGTGCAGCAGTTAAAAACCGTGTACTTGGTGAAGCTTACTTCAACAGTGCAGTGATGAATTATGAACTGGCTGCCAATTACGGCGATGAGCGGATGGGAGTACCTATCGTGACAGTGGATAATATGGATCATACGGAAGCGGTACCACGTGCGGCTAATATTACTGAAAACTATAAGCACGCTATTAATCAGTTTAAGAAAGCAGCAGATTTACTTCCCTTCTTTGATACCTATGCTGCTGCTGATCAGGGCAGAGCACATAAAGTAGCGGCATGGGGTTATTTGTCCAAAACCTATCTGTATATGAAAGATTATGCAAATGCAGAGCTTTATGCAGATTCCGTTATTAATTTTGGAAAAAGAAGATTAGAGGATAACTATAAGGATGTATTCACTACTGCACGTAACTATGGTACAGAATACATCTGGTCTGTGACGAGCAGCGCTGCAGGACCGGACGGATGGGGAAGTATTCTACCAGGCGTAATGCTGACCAACGGTGGCTGGGGAAAATACAATGGCTGGGGTTATTATCTTCCGACAAAAGAATTGTATGATGCATATGAGACAGGAGATGTCCGCAGAGAAGCTACGATCCTGAAGCCAGGGGATAAATTTATGTATTTCGGTGTAGAAACCACTTTCGCACCTCCAAGTGCAGCATTATCCGATTATCAGTTTAATAAATATATGGAGCCGTTCTCTCATGCCAATCCGATAGGTACATATGTGAGCCCCAATGGTGACCACAATTCAACTTCGCTCAATGTTCCTTTAATGAGGTATGCGGAGATTCTGCTGATCAAGGCAGAAGCTGCTCTAAATCTGAGAGGAAGCGGAGCAGGAGATACACAGCTCAATATGATTCGCAGACGTGCAGGTCTGACTCCAAAAACGGGTCTTGACATGACGGAATTGAAAAATCAACGTCGTTGTGAACTGGCCGGAGAATTTGCTGACCGTCACCGTGATCTGATTCGTTGGGGAGATGCAGCAGCAACCTATGCAAAAGCTTTGCACGATTCAAAAGGTAAAGTAATCTGGGCAGCAAGAAAATTTGATCCTAAGATACACCATGTATGGCTGGTACCTCAGCGTGAGATTGATAACAGCAGAGGAGTGATCAAACAAAATGAAGGCTGGTAG